In a genomic window of Enterobacter asburiae:
- the lpxH gene encoding UDP-2,3-diacylglucosamine diphosphatase has protein sequence MATLFIADLHLQTEEPAITAGFLRFLRGEAKSADALYILGDLFEAWIGDDDPNPLHREMAAAIKTLVDSGVPCYFIHGNRDFLLGKRYARESGMTLLPEEQVLDLYGRRVLIMHGDTLCTDDTGYLAFRAKVHTPWIQKLFLALPLFIRNRIAARMRAGSKAANSSKSLTIMDVNPLAVVNVMEKHGVQWLIHGHTHRPDVHSLIANGEPAHRVVLGAWHSEGSMVKVTPEGVELIAFPF, from the coding sequence GTGGCGACACTCTTTATTGCGGATCTGCATCTGCAAACAGAAGAACCGGCGATAACCGCCGGTTTTCTGCGTTTTTTACGCGGGGAAGCGAAAAGCGCCGATGCGCTGTACATCCTGGGCGACCTGTTTGAAGCCTGGATTGGCGACGACGACCCAAACCCGCTGCACCGTGAAATGGCTGCCGCCATTAAAACGCTGGTGGATTCCGGCGTCCCCTGCTACTTCATTCACGGCAACCGTGATTTCCTGCTCGGCAAGCGCTACGCCCGTGAAAGCGGTATGACGCTGCTGCCGGAAGAGCAGGTGCTCGACCTCTATGGCCGCAGGGTGCTGATCATGCACGGCGATACGCTCTGCACCGACGATACCGGCTACCTGGCGTTTCGCGCCAAAGTCCACACCCCGTGGATCCAAAAGCTGTTCCTTGCCCTGCCGCTGTTTATCCGCAACCGCATCGCCGCCAGAATGCGCGCGGGCAGTAAAGCCGCCAACAGCAGCAAATCCCTGACCATCATGGACGTTAATCCACTGGCGGTGGTGAACGTGATGGAAAAGCATGGCGTTCAGTGGTTGATCCACGGTCATACCCATCGTCCTGACGTGCATTCTCTTATCGCCAACGGTGAACCGGCCCATCGCGTGGTACTGGGCGCGTGGCACAGCGAAGGCTCTATGGTCAAAGTCACGCCAGAGGGCGTGGAGCTTATCGCGTTTCCGTTTTAA
- the purE gene encoding 5-(carboxyamino)imidazole ribonucleotide mutase encodes MSSRNNPARVAIVMGSKSDWATMQFAAEIFEILNVPHHVEVVSAHRTPDKLFSFAESAEENGYEVIVAGAGGAAHLPGMIAAKTLVPVLGVPVQSAALSGVDSLYSIVQMPRGIPVGTLAIGKAGAANAALLAAQILATHDKDLRQRLAAWRKAQTDEVLDNPDPRGAA; translated from the coding sequence ATGTCTTCCCGCAATAATCCGGCGCGTGTCGCCATCGTGATGGGGTCCAAAAGCGACTGGGCTACCATGCAGTTCGCCGCCGAAATCTTTGAAATCCTGAATGTACCGCACCACGTTGAAGTGGTCTCCGCGCACCGTACGCCGGACAAACTGTTCAGCTTCGCCGAAAGCGCTGAAGAGAACGGTTATGAGGTGATCGTTGCCGGTGCGGGCGGCGCAGCACATCTGCCAGGCATGATTGCCGCCAAAACCCTGGTGCCGGTTCTGGGCGTCCCTGTTCAAAGCGCCGCATTAAGCGGTGTCGATAGCCTTTATTCCATCGTCCAGATGCCGCGCGGTATTCCTGTCGGCACGCTGGCGATTGGCAAAGCGGGCGCGGCTAATGCCGCTCTGCTGGCCGCGCAAATTCTTGCAACGCACGACAAAGATTTACGCCAGCGTCTGGCGGCGTGGCGTAAAGCCCAGACCGACGAGGTGCTGGATAACCCGGACCCGCGGGGTGCAGCATGA
- a CDS encoding DUF1471 domain-containing protein, translating to MKSIKTFVAVAALSLVSFGSFAQSVSATGSTLDRAEAKIAAQAAEQGASYKITSAQFNNRVYMTAELTK from the coding sequence ATGAAATCCATCAAAACTTTCGTTGCAGTTGCTGCTCTCTCCCTGGTTTCTTTCGGTTCTTTCGCTCAGAGCGTGAGTGCAACCGGCTCAACACTTGACCGCGCAGAAGCGAAAATTGCTGCCCAGGCGGCTGAACAAGGTGCGTCATACAAAATCACCAGCGCGCAGTTCAACAACCGCGTGTACATGACCGCAGAACTGACGAAATAA
- a CDS encoding metal-dependent hydrolase, which produces MPTVITHAAVPLCLGLGLGTKVIPPRLLFAGIVLAMLPDADVLAFKFGVAYGNVFGHRGFTHSLLFAFAVPILCVLIGRRWFRASLTRCWLFLTVSLLSHSLLDSITTGGKGVGWLWPCSDERFFAPWQVIKVAPFALSRYTTPYGHQVIVSELLWVWLPGVVLMGLLWWRKRAR; this is translated from the coding sequence CTTTGCCTGGGCTTAGGTCTGGGAACCAAAGTCATCCCTCCCCGCCTGCTGTTTGCCGGTATCGTTCTCGCCATGCTGCCGGACGCCGACGTGCTGGCGTTTAAATTCGGCGTTGCCTACGGAAATGTTTTCGGTCATCGCGGCTTTACCCACTCCCTGTTGTTCGCCTTTGCGGTGCCGATACTTTGCGTGCTGATTGGCCGACGATGGTTCCGGGCCAGCCTGACGCGGTGCTGGCTATTTTTAACGGTGTCATTGCTGTCGCACAGCCTGCTGGATTCGATTACCACGGGCGGGAAAGGCGTCGGCTGGTTATGGCCGTGTTCGGATGAACGCTTCTTTGCGCCGTGGCAGGTGATTAAGGTCGCGCCGTTTGCGCTGTCGCGCTATACCACGCCGTACGGGCATCAGGTGATCGTTTCAGAATTGCTGTGGGTGTGGCTGCCGGGGGTAGTGCTGATGGGGTTGCTGTGGTGGAGAAAGCGTGCGCGCTGA
- the cysS gene encoding cysteine--tRNA ligase: MLKIFNTMTRQKEEFKPIHAGEVGMYVCGITVYDLCHIGHGRTFVAFDVVSRYLRFLGYNLKYVRNITDIDDKIIKRANENGESFVALVDRMIVEMHKDFDALNILRPDSEPRATHHIHEIIDITEKLIERGHAYVADNGDVMFSVPTDPTYGSLSRQDLDQLQAGARVDVVDVKRNPMDFVLWKMSKAGEPSWPSPWGEGRPGWHIECSAMNCKQLGKHFDIHGGGSDLMFPHHENEIAQSTCAHGGEYVNYWMHSGMVMVDREKMSKSLGNFFTVRDVLKYYDAETVRYFLMSGHYRSQLNYSEENLKQARSALERLYTALRGTDKSVPAAGGEAFEARFVEVMNDDFNTPEAYSVLFDMAREVNRLKSEDMAAANALASHLRKLSSVLGLLEQEPDVFLQSGAQADDGEVAEIERLIKARLEARQAKDWAAADAARNRLTEMGIILEDGPQGTTWRRK; this comes from the coding sequence ATGTTAAAAATCTTTAATACAATGACGCGCCAGAAAGAGGAATTTAAACCTATCCATGCCGGGGAAGTCGGCATGTACGTGTGTGGTATTACGGTTTACGATCTCTGTCATATCGGCCATGGCCGTACCTTTGTCGCGTTCGACGTCGTCTCTCGCTACCTGCGCTTCCTGGGCTATAACCTGAAGTACGTGCGTAACATTACCGACATCGACGATAAAATCATCAAGCGCGCTAATGAAAACGGCGAAAGCTTTGTTGCGCTGGTGGATCGCATGATCGTTGAGATGCACAAAGACTTCGACGCCTTAAATATTCTGCGTCCGGACAGCGAGCCGCGCGCGACCCACCATATTCACGAAATTATCGATATCACCGAGAAGCTGATTGAGCGCGGTCACGCGTACGTTGCTGACAACGGTGACGTGATGTTCTCGGTGCCGACGGACCCAACCTACGGTTCGCTTTCCCGTCAGGATCTGGATCAGCTCCAGGCCGGCGCGCGCGTGGACGTGGTGGACGTGAAGCGTAACCCGATGGACTTCGTGCTGTGGAAAATGTCCAAAGCGGGCGAACCAAGCTGGCCATCCCCGTGGGGCGAAGGCCGCCCGGGCTGGCACATTGAATGTTCCGCGATGAACTGCAAACAGCTGGGCAAGCACTTCGACATTCACGGCGGCGGTTCGGACCTGATGTTCCCGCACCACGAAAACGAAATCGCGCAGTCCACCTGCGCCCACGGCGGCGAGTACGTGAACTACTGGATGCACTCCGGGATGGTGATGGTTGACCGCGAGAAGATGTCGAAATCGCTGGGCAACTTCTTTACCGTGCGCGACGTGCTGAAGTATTACGACGCGGAAACCGTGCGCTACTTCCTGATGTCCGGCCACTATCGCAGCCAGCTGAACTACAGCGAAGAGAACCTGAAGCAGGCGCGCTCGGCGCTGGAGCGTTTGTACACCGCCCTGCGCGGCACCGACAAATCAGTGCCTGCGGCTGGCGGCGAAGCATTCGAAGCGCGCTTTGTTGAGGTGATGAACGACGACTTCAACACCCCGGAAGCCTACTCCGTGCTGTTCGACATGGCGCGTGAAGTGAACCGCCTGAAGTCAGAGGACATGGCCGCGGCTAATGCGCTGGCGTCCCATCTGCGCAAGCTCTCTTCCGTGCTCGGCCTGCTGGAGCAGGAGCCGGACGTGTTCCTGCAGAGCGGCGCGCAGGCGGACGACGGCGAAGTGGCGGAAATTGAGCGGCTTATCAAAGCGCGTCTGGAAGCGCGTCAGGCGAAAGACTGGGCGGCGGCAGATGCGGCGCGTAACCGTCTGACCGAGATGGGCATCATTCTGGAAGACGGCCCGCAGGGAACGACCTGGCGTCGTAAGTAA
- the ppiB gene encoding peptidylprolyl isomerase B: MVTFHTNHGDIVIKTFDDKAPETVKNFLDYCREGFYNNTIFHRVINGFMIQGGGFEPGMRQKETKEAIKNEANNGLKNTRGTLAMARTQAPHSATAQFFINVADNDFLNFSGESLQGWGYCVFAEVVEGMDVVDKIKAVSTGRSGMHQDVPKEDVVITSVTVSE; this comes from the coding sequence ATGGTTACTTTCCACACTAATCATGGCGATATCGTAATCAAAACCTTTGATGACAAAGCGCCTGAAACAGTTAAAAACTTCCTGGACTACTGCCGCGAAGGTTTCTACAACAACACCATTTTCCACCGCGTGATCAACGGCTTTATGATTCAGGGCGGCGGTTTCGAGCCTGGCATGCGCCAGAAAGAGACCAAAGAAGCGATCAAAAACGAAGCGAACAACGGCCTGAAAAACACCCGCGGTACGCTGGCAATGGCCCGTACTCAGGCACCACACTCTGCCACCGCGCAGTTCTTCATCAACGTGGCGGATAACGACTTCCTGAACTTCTCCGGCGAAAGCCTGCAGGGTTGGGGCTACTGCGTCTTCGCAGAAGTGGTTGAAGGGATGGACGTGGTTGACAAGATCAAAGCCGTCTCTACCGGCCGCAGCGGTATGCACCAGGACGTTCCTAAAGAAGACGTTGTGATTACAAGCGTGACCGTCAGCGAGTAA